GTATTTAAAGTCGGCGAGTTCGAATTCGTGTCCGAGCACGACCGCGCCGGTCGGGCACGCCTCCTCGCAGAAACCGCAGAAGATGCAGCGCAGCATATTGATTTCGTAAATGCTCGCGTAGCGCTCACCCGCCGAGGTCGGATTCTCCGGGTCGTTCTCGGCCGCCTCGACATAAATCGCGTAGGCCGGACAAGCCGCCGCGCAGAGCGAGCAGCCGATGCACTTTTCCAGGCCGCTGCTGGGGTGACGCAGGAGATGGTGCCGCCCCCGAAAGCGCGGTTTGATGTCGGCGGGCTGTTCGGGATAGGCCACGGTCACGGGCTTCTTGAAGAGGTGCCCGAGCGTGACCCCCATGCCCTTGGCGATATCCAACACGCTCATGATGTACCTCCAATATACAGGTTCGGTTGGAAAGTTTGAAGGTTTGAAGGTTGGCAAGTTAAAGAACCTGCTAACCTTTCAACCTTTGAACTTTTAAACTTCTTAAAGAACAAAAGCTACCACCACCGCCGTGAGGAGCGCGCTCAGGAGCGCGATCTCGAAGAGCCAGATCCAGCCGAAGCGCATGAGCTGGTCGTAGCGGAACCTAGGTAGGCTGCCGCGCAGCCAGATGAACAAGAACATGAACAGCGCCATCTTGAGGACCAGCCAGACTATCGGCCACTCGGCCATGCCGGGGATGAGGGCGTTCATAAAGGCCGGACCGCGCCAACCGCCCAGGAAGAGCGTCGAGATAAAGGCCGCCGCGGTCATCATGTTGACGTACTCGGCCATCTGGAAAAGCGCCCACTTGAGCGACGAGTACTCGGTCATGTAACCAGCCACGATCTCCTGCTCGGCCTCGGGCAGGTCGAAGGGCGTGCGGTTCACCTCGGCGATGGCCGAGATGACGAAGGTCACAAAGGCGACCGGCTGCAGGATCAGGAGAATGGCGCTCCCCGCCTGCCAGTCGACAATCTCGCGCAGGTTCAAGGTGCCCGTCAGCATGATCAGGCCGAGGACCGAAAGGGCCAGGCCGAGCTCGTAGGAGATGAGCTGCGCCGACGAGCGCAGGCCGCCCAGGAGCGCGTACTTAGAGTTGCTGGCCCAGCCCGCCAGGAAGATGCCGTAGACCCCGATGCTGGTCGCCGCCAGGATGAAGAGCAGGCCGATGTCCAA
Above is a genomic segment from Deinococcota bacterium containing:
- the nuoI gene encoding NADH-quinone oxidoreductase subunit NuoI; translated protein: MSVLDIAKGMGVTLGHLFKKPVTVAYPEQPADIKPRFRGRHHLLRHPSSGLEKCIGCSLCAAACPAYAIYVEAAENDPENPTSAGERYASIYEINMLRCIFCGFCEEACPTGAVVLGHEFELADFKY
- the nuoH gene encoding NADH-quinone oxidoreductase subunit NuoH, whose protein sequence is MLVEGSLLVTFIKGLLLCTVLLGSFAYMTLVERRLLARMQHRLGPNRTGPLGLLQPIADAIKSIFKEDITLTGADKVVFLLAPFVSITFALSAFAAIPAGPAGSLFGYNPWIVDLDIGLLFILAATSIGVYGIFLAGWASNSKYALLGGLRSSAQLISYELGLALSVLGLIMLTGTLNLREIVDWQAGSAILLILQPVAFVTFVISAIAEVNRTPFDLPEAEQEIVAGYMTEYSSLKWALFQMAEYVNMMTAAAFISTLFLGGWRGPAFMNALIPGMAEWPIVWLVLKMALFMFLFIWLRGSLPRFRYDQLMRFGWIWLFEIALLSALLTAVVVAFVL